In a single window of the Nicotiana tomentosiformis chromosome 10, ASM39032v3, whole genome shotgun sequence genome:
- the LOC108944332 gene encoding uncharacterized protein: MWMKFEHRRWMYNKTHPNRTGLREKFIVGVAGFIAKAKSLNDFLIEGTIRCPCVKCKCVKLLKPDVVELHLYKNGFIENYFVWTVHGENHDIHNSFGGEGSPRIENNFENSRFNEMMRDAFEIFPGAQSEPNDEAKCFYEQLEEASHPLYEGSMHSKLSVAVRLLTIKSDSSISQAVMDSIIGLMNELNPNKIDLPKYFYTGKKLVSKLGLSSERIDCCDKGCMLFYKDDATLENFKFCNQPRYKEVTNANKKKVSVKAMHYLPLIPRLKRLYASMSSAPHMRWHYEHRRSTSVLCHPSDGEAWKHFDRVFPDFASEPRNIRKS, encoded by the exons ATGTGGATGAAATTTGAACATCGTCGATGGATGTATAATAAGACTCATCCTAATCGTACGGGATTGAGGGAGAAATTTATAGTAGGAGTTGCGGGATTTATTGCTAAGGCAAAATCGCTAAATGATTTTCTTATTGAAGGGACAATTAGGTGCCCATGTGTTAAATGTAAGTGTGTCAAGTTATTGAAACCAGATGTAGTTGAACTTCATCTTTACAAGAATGGATTTATAGAgaattattttgtgtggactgTTCATGGAGAGAATCATGATATTCATAATTCTTTTGGTGGTGAGGGTAGTCCTAGAATAGAGAATAATTTtgaaaattctcgattcaatgaaATGATGAGAGATGCTTTTGAGATATTCCCAGGGGCTCAATCCGAACCAAATGATGAGGCTAAGTGCTTTTATGAACAACTAGAGGAAGCTAGTCATCCATTGTATGAAGGCTCAATGCATTCCAAattgtctgttgcagttagactACTAACTATCAAATCTGATAGTTCTATTTCTCAAGCGGTCATGGATTCTATCATTGGGCTTATGAATGAACTAAATCCAAATAAAATTgacttacccaaatatttctaTACTGGAAAGAAATTGGTGTCAAAGTTAGGACTTTCATCAGAGAGGATTGACTGTTGTGACAAAGGATGCATGTTATTTTATAAGGATGATGCAACGttagaaaattttaagttttgtaaCCAACCTCGTTATAAGGAAGTTACAAATGCTAATAAGAAGAAGGTTTCGGTGAAGGCGATGCATTACTTACCCCTTATACCAAGgttaaagaggttgtatgcatcaatgagctccgctcctcatatgagatggcactatgaACATAGAAGGTCAACCAGTGTTCTATGTCACCCGTCAGATGGAGAAGCatggaagcattttgatagggTGTTCCCGGACTTTGCAAGTGAACCAAGAAATATTAG GAAAAGTTAA